CACACAAAAACCAATACTGTCTGTTAAATTTGCCTTCTAGAATGGTAGGATTCAAGTGCAAGAAGTCAATATCACTCTTATACCATATCAAGTAACCTCTAATATAGGAAATTAAagcttagaaaaaaaatctaatcatatAGTATTTGAGGAAAAAGAAGATAAGCCAAAAAGATTGGTCAAGTATCAAAGTATCAATTTCAAAGAGCTACTGCCTCTTTAGCAGCTATGACTAAACTTGATGGTATCTAGTGAAGAATTTGGTGTTCATCAACAATGTCATACATTCACCGTATGATAAGCAATTTTAACAATGTCTTTCCATGAAAATCAGAAAGCAGGATTctacaacaaatttcaaatgataaccaaaaatttttttccaaagaaTTTTATTCGTTGCAAACAACCATTATCACTCATTTGTAATTCTTAGCCACTAAATTTCTAGTAACTTGTCTATTAGCATCAATCAGGGAAAAGAATGATGTAAAAGAAAAAACGCAAAACTTCATCGATGGCAAATACCCCTAAAATTACACATCTTGAAGCCTAAGGCACCTAAGAAAAAGTGACAACTACTGCTGCATTGCCCAGTAAAATTTTCAGCAGAACTAAATTACATAACAGAACAACCCAAATCACCCAAAAGAACATCACCCCAAGTTAATACTCTGCATTGCAGCACCATGAAGAAGAACCACAAGAAATCTTCAACTTTGGGTATTCAATAACCaataaaaaatcctaaaaccaCTCAATTTTGTGAGCCATGTAGACACCAAAACCAAGGCAATTCTATTGTTctcaacaaaaattcaaaaaaaaaaaaacacaacattCCCCCAATCCCAGTGTCAAACCTTCACAAACCCAAATTTCCaaacaaaaaaaggataatCTTTACTGAATTATCATAGCATCCCACATAAAACAATCCGAAAATTAACACGAACAAaatttcatattcacaaaatCTAACTAAAAAGTTTATCATAAAACCATTTTTAGTTCTCATACAACAATATCCATGCATCTTTTGAGACCCAtaacctaattttaaaaaaattcgcATAAACATCCAATGCCCATCACTTATCTTTAGTAGAAACTCCATACTTCTCCTGCATCTTAGCAATCTCGTCCTCCTTCTTCTTCTGATCGAATTTCTTGCTCATCTTAGCCTGTTGGTAATAAAGAACAATCAAGTACCTGTTGGCGACGTTGAAGCCCGACAAGTGGTCGACGGCGGTTTTGGCGTCGTAGATATCTTCGTAGACAACGAATGCCGTGCCCCTTGTATCCTTGTTGGTGCCGATGCGTATCTGCCGAATGGCGCCGTATTTGCCAAAGATATCATACATCTCTTCAGAGGAGATGTTGAAGGGGAGATTCCGAACGTAGAGAACGCGGTTCACTTCGGGTGGGAGACGGGTGTTGGCCTTGCGGAGACTGATTGTGGCCATTCTATTTCTTCTGAGTTGTGAGTTGAAGGATTTGACTTGATTTtctattgaatattttaaagcTCGATGTAGTgcaatttgataattattaataatgccCCTCAGGAGCCTTTGTTTAGATTATGTAAAGaaacttagtaatttttttattaaaagtgataatttttataaatagtaataatataataaataatataacaattagGTATAATAATCTAATAgcttttaagtttgattttaaaaagtttttattctgatttaaaataaaagtaaatagcacttttttatttaatatttaagtttaaaaataccTTTTTATCCCTCACCAGTATAAATTATACtactttatctaaaattaaattctattaaaaaattaacaaaataaagataaaataatatcatctattaatttgaaaaaaaataaaaactatttatctTATggtaatattcaaatatttttaaaatgataatttaacttttagtTAATTCTTGTTATCTTTTCAAACctccatatatttttaaaatattattatatacaaaatagtttgtaatatataatttatacctctaatttgtaatattatatttatttcttttatagtTATAATGGTCATTCATTATAATTACAGATCTACCAAGATTCATTGAAATTTTGACTTGTGCAAATTCATTATACAAAGGTTTTAATATTCACATAATGTTATTATGTTTCTTATCGGATAAATGAAGGATTGAAAAAACACTTACAGATAAGAGTATGATAAGAGACTTTGTAACGtgggtttttgttttgattaactATGTTACAATGATAACTTATAATGTTCGTGATGTTTTTTCACTTtgttggtttaaaattttttgttgtagTGTAATAAATTGATAGACTTTCACATGTTTTCCcattcaaaatagaaaaaaaaaagtatttaggTAACTTAAACgaaaaaagataaattgataattaagtGTTTAGAATagtcttttaatttaataaaattatatatatatatatatatatatatatatatatatatatatatatatatatattttatacataatttaaatatacaaatgatatctcattagataaagtaatatctaatcacatgataacatattattcgtatacttaaattatacataaaaatatatatatatatataatattactcttcataatttcactaaaaatgacaattttttaatgaaatgaataagtttttatttgCAGAAGTAGATGATTGATGGGCAAACTTAAgatagaaaattgtcatttcatcaaagtttgggtgggaaatagtttttttttaaaattggccTTTTTTGATGTGATTATTATTTGCATTCAGGATTTCAATTCCCAGAAATAGTTTAATGATTATTacaggtttttatttttaagggtaaaatcggtattttattaattaaaatcctGATTGACGGAGAGAGGTAACGTTGGGCGGAATGTAGCGTGACCTCGAAAGGTTAAAAATTAACCTATCTGCCGCCAAACTTGCTTCAAAGCCACTGCCTCGAACCGGAGACACTTCACGCAGCTGTGCCATCGTCCAATCCACGCCTTTTTCTGCCCCGCGGTGAATCACCGCGATATCTCTGTCTTGCTTGCGCTCagaaatttcaagaaaaaggtTGCTAATTTGTTTTCTTGGTGGAACTGATAGGCAAACGGTTAACATTGgcatgttatttttattatgaaaaattaattgttcatatgatttaaatttataatatatttagttttctTCAGTTTACCTACAGACTTGTAATgaaatatgttttataataatattaagttaACATTCTAGTTTAAACGTATGAAATGCGAAGCATAACTAGGGTTTTCGTTTAGGCTGTTTGGACGTTCTGTGGAGTCAATGCTGGGCTTCGAGGAAGACATGATGACTGTTGATGATGAGAATttatcatcatcgtcatcaaaCAGCTACAAGTTGGTGCCATGGTTGAGTTGGGACGAGTGGGATTTCATCAGAGAATCCCTCTTCTCGTCTTCTGCAGATAAGGTTGCCTCTGCTGTCAATAGAGTAAGTTAAACCATGctttttggaaaattttgttGGTTTGTTTCCAGTGAATAATGAATGAATTTAAATCTTTATGGGTTTTAGATATCTACATGGAAAAGCAGAGGATGCCTACCTGTTGTTATTGATGTCACAGCTTCAATCATTGAGATTCAACAGAGAGATCCTTATTACAGGTAATCCCTTTAATCCAAGATCTTAGTTGTATTGTTTTATGCAAATGaagatttataaatcaaaattattttgtatattttattaattattattacattgTTTTTATGAAGACAATTTCTTTTGAGTTTATGTTTGGATTTGTCAAAAGaaacatttattttctttatcaattgTGAAACATCTCAAACTTTACGTAAAAGACAGAtgtaattcaaaagaaaatgtctcacaataagaaaatataactaTAGTAGGAATCGTGATAGCTCTAGTATGCATTTTTATAtcctaataaataaattataaaatttgtattaaattacaaaaaatctATGAGTTGAGGctttgttaaattatatatgtcTTTTTTTGATCGTAGAGATAAAGAGGAACAATCACCTGATGTTTTGAAGTCAGAGCAATTGCTTGCCATGCTATATTGCATGTCAATCTTGAGGTTAGATTGCTTCATTTTATTcattccttcttcatttttttcattccttgtaatatattatcaacATAGTCCTTTTCTGTTCTGTAGTTTTGTTGCTCTTATGGTGGTAcatatttttctcattaattttggTCCTTCCAATATCAGGAATtagtttgtttgagtttttcaaattccAACATTCATAACTGATATGTATCAGCCATTTTTTTCTTGTGACAAATTCTTTGAGTGCTCATTGGTCTAAAAGCTTACATTTATATAAAAGGgatctaaaattaatatttatactctGACAAGTTCATTTATGCTTATGATCACATCTAATTTTGAGAATAAGTTAATTCTCATATACATTGATCTGGACATATGTGACACTGATGTTGATTGAAGTGTCTGAAAACTCTCATGATCAATTCTCTCCAGTACCACATTGACTAACCATTACTCCTAAACGTAATTTATAGGAAATGGTTCAATATAGAGGTAGCATGACAATTTTAAGGATGTTATGGGTGGAAtgaaattaagtaattttttcatGTCACTGGGGAggaggttttttctttttgggataAGGTGATGCATTGgacttaaacttttattatcatGATTCTGATTGGCAATTCAAAGTTCACTTTATTAATgcttaagattttcttttctttggtcTGGTTGCCTTTAAGTGTATTGTTGTTATTGTCACATCAGAGAACATTAAACTTACACACTTTTAATTGCTGAAGGCTTGTGAATTGTGTTGTTGAGAAGACACGAAGAAAATCAGAGTTTTCAATTGCTGAAGCTGCTGCTGCTATTGGTATCCCTCGTAAACTAATTGATGTTCGTCATGGTAAGTGGTTTCAACTTATTACAAAATGTTTCTCTTATTTGCTCATTAGTTGTCTCTTTCacaatttattttctaatgCTCTGGACTAAACCATGGAGTAGGTTGCAATTTTACACCTTTTCTCATGCTTATGTGCTGAATATGGGATTTAATCGTTTGATATCTTGTAAAGTCTCATATATGGAAGCATTGTGATAGTACTAGTTGTCAGCCACAAAACTATGGTTGTCTTTTATGTAGTTATGCAGTCAATTTTATTGTTAgttcttatattttattggtTTAAGAGATTTTCTTTTCATAATATTTGTATTTCTCCTCTTTGCCTGCTAATATAGAGGGTTCTCATCGTGATCTTCCTGCACTGCAAGTAGTTCGGGATTGCTCAAACAAGGTATACTTTGTTTTTAATAAGTTATCTTTCTAGTGTAATGCTCGCTTTGTTGGCATGTATTGGGTTATTCTTCTTTGCTAAAGTTTGCTTGGTATTAAACAAAACTTGTTCCATTGAATGTGGGCTTGCAACAGATATGGAATTTTGTTTATCCTTATATttgtctcttctttttcttttccaaaaacCTTTATTCAAGAGATAGGCTACACTTactaatttaatttggtttcaTTACAAACATGAAGTATAATACATTTGTCTTCGAGAAAACGGTGCGAGTTGGATGTATGGAATTTCTTTGCTTGATTAGAGGATGTctcttttatatcttttatgCTTGGATAAAGACTTGGGCCTGATATTGTTTTTTCAGATCAAAATATTAGGCTCTGTTTTGTGACCAAAATATCAGGCAAAACTGTTTaagattcaattaattaatgttttagaaaattttaatttttaatttaatgataattttgttttatgtaaCATACGTTATCGCATACATAACTTTGGTAATAGTCCTTTATTCCTCTGTATATCTTTAATAATGTGGTGCTAATTAAAAGCTTGTTAAGTTAAACAGTCATATCTGATGTTTCAGGCATTGGATTGGTTGAAAGCATATTACTGGGAGCCTCAAAAGAAGCAGATTCCATTTCAAAGAGATACAACTGCTGACATGCGAAGAGATATTAAGTCGAAATTCCAGGAATTGGCTTTCTGCTTTAAATCTAAGGAGAACAGCCAAGTTGGTTCATCATTAGTCAAAGTAAAACGTATGTATGAACTTTCCTTATAAATTCTTTGCCA
This is a stretch of genomic DNA from Mangifera indica cultivar Alphonso unplaced genomic scaffold, CATAS_Mindica_2.1 Un_0018, whole genome shotgun sequence. It encodes these proteins:
- the LOC123205891 gene encoding splicing factor 3B subunit 6-like protein, with translation MATISLRKANTRLPPEVNRVLYVRNLPFNISSEEMYDIFGKYGAIRQIRIGTNKDTRGTAFVVYEDIYDAKTAVDHLSGFNVANRYLIVLYYQQAKMSKKFDQKKKEDEIAKMQEKYGVSTKDK